One genomic region from Halobacteriovorax sp. HLS encodes:
- a CDS encoding DegT/DnrJ/EryC1/StrS aminotransferase family protein, with product MIPYENLKLSNQEFFNEYKVQFEEFISSGQYILGTKVEKFEEEFAKYNGNSHCVGVASGLDALTLSLMALELEEGSEVLVPSNTYIATILSIRNQNLVPVLIEPDLSTYQIDPTKIEERITKKTKAIIIVHLYGHACDMNPILSLCKKYDLKLIEDTAQAHGTKYNNQKAGSFGDMGAFSFYPTKNLGALGDAGAITLNNINYCNKIKALRNYGSHKKYYNDFTGVNSRLDPLQAIFLSIKLKKLDQIIDHKRNLATIYNKNLNSDFIRLEEDPKYHHSYHIYPIRHEKRDQLKEYLEKNGVKTEIHYPLAPHRQKCMQGILEGEYPIADKIHSTILSLPISYCHTETDIEEVVKIINKF from the coding sequence ATGATTCCATATGAAAATCTAAAACTATCTAATCAAGAGTTTTTTAATGAATACAAAGTACAATTTGAAGAATTTATCTCTTCCGGTCAATACATACTAGGCACTAAAGTCGAAAAATTTGAAGAAGAATTTGCAAAGTATAATGGTAATAGTCACTGTGTTGGTGTTGCCTCTGGGCTTGATGCTCTAACTCTTTCTCTAATGGCTCTAGAACTTGAAGAAGGTTCAGAAGTTTTAGTTCCATCAAATACATATATCGCAACCATTCTTTCTATCAGAAATCAAAATTTAGTCCCTGTTCTCATTGAACCAGACTTAAGTACTTATCAAATTGATCCAACAAAGATAGAAGAACGAATTACAAAAAAAACAAAGGCAATCATTATAGTTCACTTATATGGACACGCTTGTGATATGAATCCAATTCTGTCCTTATGTAAAAAGTATGACTTAAAGTTAATTGAAGATACTGCTCAGGCCCATGGAACAAAATATAATAATCAAAAGGCCGGAAGCTTTGGAGATATGGGGGCATTTAGTTTTTATCCAACGAAGAACCTTGGAGCTCTAGGTGATGCGGGAGCAATAACTCTAAATAATATAAACTATTGCAATAAGATAAAGGCCCTTAGAAACTATGGAAGTCACAAGAAGTACTATAATGATTTTACAGGTGTCAATTCAAGACTAGATCCACTTCAGGCCATATTCTTATCAATAAAACTTAAAAAGCTAGATCAAATCATAGATCACAAAAGAAATCTCGCCACTATTTACAATAAAAATCTCAATAGCGACTTCATAAGACTTGAAGAGGATCCTAAGTATCATCATTCTTACCATATCTACCCTATCCGTCATGAAAAACGTGATCAACTTAAAGAGTACCTGGAGAAGAATGGAGTTAAGACCGAAATCCACTACCCTCTTGCTCCGCATAGACAGAAGTGCATGCAGGGAATTTTAGAAGGGGAATATCCTATCGCTGACAAAATTCACAGTACTATTTTATCTCTACCAATATCGTACTGTCATACAGAGACAGATATAGAAGAAGTCGTAAAAATTATTAATAAGTTTTAA
- a CDS encoding FdtA/QdtA family cupin domain-containing protein produces MAHYLEIQNINDTRGNLSIIEDQLGFSIARVFYIHQVPKEAVRGEHAHKKTQMALISVSGDCEIEVHKKGNEITNFKLDCPTKCLYIDPSDWHLMKNFSSDCVLLVLASEKYDKEDYIFERPI; encoded by the coding sequence ATGGCCCATTATCTTGAAATTCAAAATATAAATGATACACGTGGAAATCTAAGTATTATTGAAGATCAACTTGGATTTTCAATTGCTAGAGTTTTCTATATTCATCAAGTTCCAAAAGAAGCAGTTAGGGGCGAGCATGCTCACAAGAAAACCCAAATGGCCCTTATTAGTGTTTCTGGAGATTGTGAGATTGAGGTACATAAAAAAGGTAACGAGATCACTAACTTCAAATTAGATTGTCCGACTAAGTGCTTATATATTGATCCTTCAGACTGGCATCTAATGAAAAACTTTAGCTCAGATTGTGTACTTCTTGTTCTCGCTAGTGAAAAATATGACAAAGAAGACTATATTTTTGAAAGGCCAATATAA
- a CDS encoding bifunctional 2-polyprenyl-6-hydroxyphenol methylase/3-demethylubiquinol 3-O-methyltransferase UbiG, translated as MINSPLEYEKMANVEKSLWWYRNLHELVNERIENHFQSKSLNIIDAGCGTGGLSIFLKDKGYENIQGFDLSKDAIAHCKKMNLDCFEEDLRNIHLHYKSNSADVIISNDVLYFFSEKENIDILNKIYKILKPGGIFIANLPALDCFKGSHDILVGNQNNRFSKDKVYSILDQSSFSKVDFKYWPFLLSPLIYIIRLKQRIELKLRPDKPLNSDIDLPTNFINNLLYRIVKLERLLGLSFFGSSLLTIFKK; from the coding sequence GTGATTAACTCTCCACTAGAATACGAAAAGATGGCCAATGTTGAAAAATCTCTTTGGTGGTATAGAAATTTACATGAACTAGTAAATGAGAGAATTGAAAATCACTTTCAATCAAAGAGTCTCAATATTATTGATGCAGGTTGTGGCACAGGTGGACTCTCAATATTTCTAAAAGACAAAGGCTATGAAAATATTCAAGGATTTGATCTAAGTAAAGATGCTATTGCTCACTGTAAAAAAATGAATTTAGACTGCTTCGAAGAAGATTTAAGAAATATTCACCTTCATTACAAGAGCAATAGTGCGGATGTTATTATTTCAAACGATGTACTCTACTTTTTTAGTGAGAAAGAAAATATCGATATCTTAAACAAAATCTATAAGATTTTAAAACCCGGAGGAATTTTTATTGCAAATCTTCCTGCTCTCGATTGTTTTAAAGGATCACATGATATCCTTGTAGGAAATCAGAATAACAGATTTTCAAAAGATAAGGTTTACTCCATTTTAGATCAGAGTAGTTTTTCAAAAGTTGATTTTAAATATTGGCCATTTCTCCTCTCGCCACTTATATATATTATAAGACTAAAGCAAAGAATCGAGCTAAAGTTACGTCCAGATAAACCTTTAAATTCAGATATTGATTTACCAACTAACTTTATTAATAACCTCTTATATCGAATAGTAAAACTAGAAAGATTACTAGGTTTAAGCTTCTTTGGCAGCTCACTACTAACCATTTTTAAAAAGTAA
- a CDS encoding glycosyltransferase family 2 protein translates to MRKLSIVIPVYNGESSIHKLVDQLFEHLESTYDLDIVLVNDFSPDNSWEVLKELHNKYPQNIQAINLSRNFGEHNAVMAGYFHAKGEIIVNIDDDLQNPPSEIHKLVSKIDQGHEVVYTSYKQKKHHYFRNLGSKFTNAMATLMLKKPKDLYLSSFRAITAQLKNEIIKYKGPYPYIDGLILRNTARIGVQEVIHHTRESGESNYTLVKLLRLWSYMFLNFSVYPLRVASLFGTAFALLGFTGAIFVIIEKIFYPETQIGWSSLIISITLFSGIQLIILGLLGEYIGRVFLTQNQIPQYTIYEKLGNHSD, encoded by the coding sequence ATGAGAAAACTGTCCATAGTAATTCCGGTCTATAATGGAGAATCTTCGATTCATAAACTTGTTGACCAACTATTTGAACATTTAGAATCTACTTATGACTTAGATATCGTACTTGTAAACGACTTTTCGCCTGACAATTCTTGGGAAGTGTTAAAAGAGCTTCATAATAAATATCCACAAAATATACAGGCCATTAACCTTTCGAGAAATTTTGGTGAGCATAATGCAGTAATGGCGGGCTATTTTCATGCCAAAGGTGAAATCATTGTAAATATTGACGATGACCTCCAAAATCCCCCTTCCGAAATACATAAACTTGTAAGTAAAATCGACCAAGGTCATGAGGTTGTCTATACTTCGTACAAACAGAAAAAACATCATTATTTCAGAAACTTAGGAAGTAAATTTACAAATGCTATGGCAACATTGATGCTTAAGAAGCCTAAAGATCTCTACCTTTCTAGCTTCAGAGCGATAACAGCACAATTAAAAAATGAAATAATAAAATACAAGGGACCATATCCCTATATAGACGGTCTCATTCTTAGAAACACTGCAAGAATAGGTGTTCAAGAAGTAATTCACCACACCAGAGAATCTGGAGAATCTAACTATACACTCGTAAAGCTACTTAGGCTTTGGAGCTATATGTTTTTAAACTTTTCTGTATATCCATTAAGAGTAGCAAGTCTATTTGGAACGGCTTTTGCTTTACTAGGATTTACTGGAGCAATATTTGTCATAATAGAAAAGATTTTTTATCCGGAAACTCAAATCGGTTGGAGTTCTTTAATTATAAGCATAACACTTTTTTCGGGTATTCAACTCATTATACTCGGGCTTCTTGGAGAATATATCGGAAGAGTTTTTCTAACGCAAAATCAAATTCCACAATATACGATTTATGAAAAGCTAGGCAACCATAGTGATTAA
- a CDS encoding class I SAM-dependent methyltransferase — translation MKNLELTNELRLCCPVCPSSELVIGEESLNCSKCSESYLKKDGKYYFVNYDESPTYDSLDKIKTIFKKYPKLYGFLKDTVSPLYFKNDLSRFISNNNSSGRVLLNLGSGNFSIGDNVLNVDLIAYDNVDIVSSLEKLPFCDNSVDGIIINSVLEHVPNADLVVDEMFRVLKPGGRLFASVPFICGFHASPYDYTRWTREGVKVLFKKFEMTKLYSEGGPSSALLWVFQEWFATLFSFGSKNLFNLNYLLIMLLTWPFKYLDIFMTKFPTAHHINSCFIFEGRKK, via the coding sequence ATGAAAAATCTAGAATTAACTAATGAATTAAGGCTTTGTTGTCCAGTTTGTCCTTCTTCTGAGCTAGTTATAGGCGAGGAAAGTTTGAACTGTAGTAAGTGCTCTGAGAGCTACTTAAAAAAAGATGGTAAGTATTATTTCGTAAATTATGATGAATCTCCAACATATGACTCTCTTGATAAAATTAAGACAATATTCAAGAAGTACCCTAAGTTATATGGCTTCTTAAAGGATACTGTTAGTCCTCTTTATTTTAAAAATGATCTGTCTAGATTTATAAGTAATAATAACTCATCAGGGCGAGTTCTTTTAAACCTTGGAAGTGGAAATTTCTCAATTGGTGATAATGTTCTCAATGTTGATTTAATTGCATACGATAATGTCGATATTGTTTCGTCTCTTGAGAAATTACCTTTTTGCGACAATTCTGTTGATGGCATAATTATAAACTCTGTTCTAGAGCATGTTCCTAATGCCGATTTAGTTGTTGATGAAATGTTTCGAGTTTTAAAGCCAGGAGGGAGATTATTCGCTTCTGTTCCATTTATTTGTGGCTTTCATGCGTCTCCATACGATTACACTAGATGGACTAGAGAAGGCGTAAAGGTCTTGTTTAAGAAGTTCGAAATGACTAAGTTATACTCAGAAGGGGGGCCAAGCTCTGCTTTGCTCTGGGTTTTTCAGGAATGGTTTGCAACGCTTTTTTCATTTGGTTCTAAGAATCTATTTAACTTAAATTATCTTTTAATAATGCTTTTGACTTGGCCATTTAAATACCTCGATATATTTATGACCAAATTTCCTACAGCTCATCATATAAATTCTTGTTTTATTTTTGAAGGCCGTAAGAAGTAA
- the rfbB gene encoding dTDP-glucose 4,6-dehydratase — MKNILITGGAGFIGSNFIIQFMNEYPEYNIINFDKLTYAGNLDNLNEITNKENYHFVEGDICERNSLEDIFSKYDITDIIHFAAESHVDNSIEGPECFINTNIQGTFNLLDVARKKWMNAPFSYRKEYEKSKFHHISTDEVYGALGETGLFSETTPYAPNSPYSASKASSDMIARSYFHTYGLSVVTTNCSNNYGPRQHNEKLIPTIIRKAIALEPIPIYGDGKNIRDWLYVDDHCHAIAEVFHKGRLGETYCVGGECERTNLEVVSEICNILQELKPSETKYEDLITFVKDRPGHDQRYAIDITKIKTELKWTPKENFNSGLIKTLKWYLNATE; from the coding sequence ATGAAGAATATTTTAATTACCGGTGGAGCAGGTTTTATTGGCTCTAACTTTATTATACAATTCATGAATGAGTATCCTGAATATAATATCATTAATTTTGACAAGCTCACTTATGCAGGAAATTTAGATAACTTGAATGAAATTACGAATAAAGAAAACTATCATTTCGTTGAAGGTGACATTTGCGAGCGTAACTCTCTAGAAGATATTTTTTCCAAGTACGATATTACAGATATTATTCACTTTGCTGCCGAATCTCATGTTGATAACTCAATAGAGGGCCCAGAGTGTTTTATAAATACCAACATTCAAGGGACATTTAATCTACTTGATGTTGCTAGAAAGAAATGGATGAACGCTCCTTTTTCATATAGAAAAGAATACGAAAAGTCTAAATTTCATCATATCAGCACTGATGAGGTCTACGGCGCCCTAGGAGAAACAGGCCTTTTTAGTGAAACGACTCCCTATGCCCCTAACTCACCATATTCAGCTTCTAAGGCATCTTCAGATATGATAGCAAGGAGCTATTTTCATACTTATGGACTAAGTGTAGTGACTACAAATTGTTCTAATAACTACGGTCCACGACAACACAACGAAAAGCTCATTCCCACAATTATTAGAAAGGCAATTGCCCTAGAGCCTATTCCTATTTATGGAGACGGAAAGAATATAAGAGATTGGCTATACGTAGATGATCATTGTCATGCGATTGCTGAGGTTTTTCATAAAGGAAGGCTTGGTGAAACATATTGCGTAGGCGGAGAATGTGAAAGAACAAATTTAGAAGTGGTTTCTGAAATTTGCAATATCTTACAAGAACTCAAACCATCAGAAACAAAGTATGAGGACCTAATAACTTTTGTTAAAGATAGACCTGGTCATGATCAACGATATGCAATTGATATCACAAAAATTAAAACAGAACTAAAATGGACCCCTAAAGAAAACTTTAATTCAGGACTTATTAAAACCTTAAAATGGTATTTAAATGCTACAGAATAA
- the rfbA gene encoding glucose-1-phosphate thymidylyltransferase RfbA — MKGIILAGGAGTRLNPATLSISKQIIPIYDKPMIYYPLSILMLSNIKEVLIISTPRDLPAFQKLLGDGSNLGISIEYAEQPSPDGLAQAFIIGESFIGDDSVCLVLGDNIFYGEGLSKQLEQSAKLKDGALVFGYNVKDPKRYGVAEFDSNHKVLSIEEKPKEPKSNYAVTGLYYYDNDVIEIAKTIEPSQRGELEITSVNQEYLKREKLKLEVLGRGIAWFDNGTHDSLLEASNFIHTIEKRQGLKIACLEEISYNKGWIGKELVEHAAKKMRNTDYGKHLTNLIR, encoded by the coding sequence ATGAAAGGAATCATCTTAGCTGGTGGTGCAGGGACTAGATTGAACCCAGCAACACTATCAATTTCAAAGCAAATCATTCCAATCTACGATAAACCGATGATCTACTATCCTTTATCAATTTTAATGCTGTCTAATATAAAAGAAGTTCTTATTATATCAACTCCAAGAGATCTTCCCGCTTTCCAAAAGCTACTAGGAGATGGATCAAATTTAGGTATTTCAATCGAATACGCAGAACAACCAAGTCCTGATGGTCTGGCCCAAGCCTTCATCATTGGTGAAAGTTTTATCGGAGACGACTCTGTTTGCTTAGTTCTTGGAGATAATATTTTCTATGGAGAAGGCCTTTCAAAACAGCTAGAGCAAAGTGCTAAACTAAAAGATGGTGCTCTGGTATTTGGGTATAATGTGAAAGACCCAAAGAGGTATGGAGTTGCTGAATTTGATAGTAATCACAAAGTTTTATCCATTGAAGAGAAGCCAAAAGAGCCAAAATCTAATTATGCTGTAACTGGTCTCTATTATTACGATAATGATGTCATTGAAATTGCAAAAACTATTGAACCATCTCAACGAGGTGAGTTAGAAATAACCAGTGTTAATCAAGAGTATCTCAAAAGAGAAAAGCTTAAACTAGAAGTTCTTGGAAGAGGTATTGCTTGGTTTGATAATGGTACACACGACTCTTTATTAGAAGCTTCAAACTTCATTCACACTATTGAAAAGAGGCAGGGCTTAAAAATCGCTTGTCTTGAAGAAATTTCCTATAACAAGGGATGGATAGGAAAAGAATTAGTTGAACACGCAGCAAAAAAAATGCGTAACACTGACTATGGTAAACACTTAACAAATTTAATTAGGTAA
- a CDS encoding glycosyltransferase family 39 protein yields MITKNKLFILLLSTFFVFYFHALNVQGFFHDGYLYAALGKNFPWESWLIPSQSTTEFREFAHHPPLFFILEGLFFKIFGHNFWQARLFGLIWIFATFAVLFYFLSTRFNKVLAFFSSFLLLLIPSLMKKSRFPNMDQALLFSYTLCLLLYFEAWTKKSSRLWACSGCAWGLSLLIKGISGVLLLPLIFMHQVYVNRSLKFLLRKNIWIAFMCGLAVFSIWPLALLAIGRYDIFSEYLDFQLFNTAIGGRGQNDINHFIYPLHLIKNSPHITILFLWSLYLLFKNEITKFREFYLFNLICFLSYVIPLSFMKFKYSHYLIPIYPSFTIMASYPILLKVKFNEKGFLKVWSGVLVIAFIALFPMGTTNKVRRDKEIFETSYSFDKLKKIPSEWIIVDESYSYWAISGLSSFVFSANPHRLSSEQTISFITLNPVKSLVFTSDEPDVKLKKILDENFIILKKIPNKKMIVWSHRFNYL; encoded by the coding sequence ATGATAACAAAAAACAAACTCTTCATTCTCCTGCTTAGCACATTTTTTGTGTTTTATTTTCATGCTTTGAACGTGCAGGGGTTTTTTCATGATGGTTACTTGTACGCCGCTCTTGGTAAGAATTTTCCTTGGGAGAGCTGGCTAATTCCATCTCAGTCTACAACCGAGTTTAGAGAATTTGCACATCACCCACCACTCTTTTTCATTTTAGAAGGGCTATTTTTTAAAATTTTTGGACACAATTTTTGGCAAGCACGCCTCTTTGGTCTAATATGGATTTTTGCAACGTTTGCGGTCCTATTTTATTTTCTATCCACTAGGTTTAATAAAGTATTAGCATTCTTCTCTTCTTTCTTGCTTCTATTAATTCCTAGTCTAATGAAAAAATCTCGTTTTCCTAATATGGACCAAGCACTGCTCTTTTCTTATACCCTTTGTCTTCTACTATACTTTGAAGCTTGGACAAAGAAAAGCTCTAGGCTTTGGGCCTGCAGTGGTTGTGCGTGGGGGTTGAGTCTATTGATAAAGGGGATATCCGGTGTTTTATTATTACCTCTTATTTTTATGCATCAAGTGTATGTAAATAGATCGCTAAAATTTCTTTTAAGAAAAAATATCTGGATTGCTTTTATGTGTGGCCTTGCTGTTTTTAGTATATGGCCCCTCGCGCTATTAGCTATTGGTCGTTATGATATTTTTAGTGAATATTTAGATTTTCAACTATTTAATACCGCAATAGGGGGAAGAGGCCAAAATGATATTAATCATTTTATATATCCACTTCATTTAATTAAAAATTCTCCGCATATAACAATATTATTCTTATGGAGTCTCTATCTTTTGTTTAAAAATGAGATTACTAAGTTTCGAGAGTTCTATTTATTTAATCTAATATGCTTTCTAAGTTATGTTATTCCACTTTCATTTATGAAGTTTAAGTATTCACATTATTTGATACCAATTTATCCATCATTTACGATAATGGCATCTTATCCAATTTTGTTAAAAGTTAAATTTAATGAAAAAGGATTCTTAAAGGTTTGGAGTGGAGTTCTCGTTATTGCTTTTATAGCTTTGTTTCCGATGGGAACTACTAATAAAGTACGACGAGATAAAGAAATATTTGAAACCTCATATAGCTTTGATAAGCTAAAAAAGATCCCCTCCGAATGGATTATTGTAGATGAGTCATATAGCTATTGGGCGATTTCTGGTCTAAGCTCTTTTGTTTTTTCGGCGAATCCTCATCGTTTAAGTAGTGAGCAGACGATATCTTTTATTACTCTTAATCCTGTAAAATCTCTTGTCTTCACTAGTGATGAGCCTGATGTAAAGTTGAAAAAAATTCTAGATGAAAACTTTATTATATTAAAAAAGATTCCAAATAAAAAAATGATTGTTTGGAGTCATCGTTTTAATTATCTTTAA